One window of Mesorhizobium sp. PAMC28654 genomic DNA carries:
- a CDS encoding adenosine kinase: MPDYDVLCIGNAIVDIIAQCDEAFLETNGIIKGAMNLIDTKRAELLYSRMGPAIEASGGSAGNTAAGIASFGGRAAFFGKVSSDALGEIYAHDIHAQGVAFDTRPLNGEPPTARSMIFVTPDGERSMNTYLGACVELGPEDVEADKASGAKVTYFEGYLWDPPRAKEAIRQTAKLAHAAGREVSMTLSDSFCVDRYRDEFLELMRSGTVDIVFANSHEIKSLYQTSSFEDALALIRKDCKIAAVTRSEKGSVIVRGDETVIIKATTIRELVDTTGAGDLYAAGFLHGYTQGRDLQACGDLGSLAAGLVIQQIGPRPRQNLRHEAERAGLL, translated from the coding sequence ATGCCGGATTATGACGTGCTTTGCATCGGCAACGCGATTGTCGACATCATCGCCCAGTGCGACGAGGCGTTCCTCGAGACCAACGGCATCATCAAGGGCGCGATGAACCTCATCGATACAAAACGCGCCGAATTGCTCTACAGCCGCATGGGCCCAGCGATCGAAGCCTCCGGCGGCAGCGCCGGCAACACGGCGGCGGGCATCGCCAGCTTCGGTGGCCGCGCCGCCTTCTTCGGCAAGGTTTCCAGCGATGCGCTCGGCGAAATCTACGCGCACGACATCCATGCGCAGGGCGTCGCCTTCGACACCAGGCCGCTCAATGGCGAGCCGCCGACGGCGCGCTCGATGATCTTCGTGACACCGGACGGCGAGCGCTCGATGAACACCTATCTCGGCGCCTGCGTCGAGCTTGGGCCGGAGGATGTCGAGGCCGACAAGGCTTCCGGCGCCAAGGTCACCTATTTCGAGGGCTATCTGTGGGATCCGCCCCGCGCCAAGGAGGCGATTCGGCAGACGGCCAAGCTCGCCCACGCCGCCGGCCGCGAAGTGTCGATGACACTGTCGGATTCGTTCTGCGTCGACCGCTATCGCGACGAGTTCCTCGAGCTGATGCGCTCGGGCACCGTCGACATCGTCTTCGCCAACAGCCACGAGATCAAATCGCTGTACCAGACCTCATCCTTCGAGGACGCGCTGGCGCTGATCCGCAAGGATTGCAAGATCGCCGCCGTGACGCGCTCGGAAAAGGGCTCGGTCATCGTGCGCGGCGACGAGACCGTCATCATCAAGGCGACGACGATCCGGGAACTGGTCGACACCACCGGCGCCGGCGACCTCTATGCCGCAGGCTTCCTGCATGGCTACACACAGGGCCGCGACCTGCAAGCCTGCGGCGACCTCGGCTCGCTGGCCGCCGGACTGGTGATCCAGCAGATTGGGCCAAGGCCAAGGCAGAATCTGCGCCACGAGGCCGAACGGGCGGGATTGCTGTAA
- a CDS encoding NADP-dependent malic enzyme, whose translation MARKTENSGPSVSAQEALEFHAMGRPGKLEVVATKPMATQRDLSLAYSPGVAVPVLAIAEDPSRAFDYTTRGNMVAVISNGTAILGLGNLGALASKPVMEGKAVLFKRFADVDSIDLEVDTEDADEFINCVRFLGPSFGGINLEDIKAPKCFIIEQRLRELMDIPVFHDDQHGTAIISAAGLINALEITGRDMKNTRLVCNGAGAAGIACIELMKAMGFAPENIILCDTKGVVFQGRTEGMNQWKSAHAAKTEARSLADALDGADVFLGLSAKGALTTAMVQSMAKNPIIFAMANPDPEITPEEVAEIRTDAIMATGRSDYPNQVNNVLGFPYIFRGALDVRATTINDDMKIAAAQALAALAREDVPDDVAAAYQGNRPKFGPNYIIPVPFDPRLISAIPIAVAKAAMDSGVARKPILDLDRYAQELSARRDPIASTLQRIYDRVRRQPKRIVFAEGEEEQVMRAAVSYVNQRLGTAILLGRDDVIKENAKHAGIDLNKQGIEIINARLSRRNGIYTDYLYERMQRKGFLFRDCQRLINNDRNHFAACMVALGDADGIVTGVTRNYSTALDDIRRVIDAKPGHRVIGVSIVLARGRTVLVADTAVHDMPNAEQIADIAEEAAGFARRMGYEPRLAMLAYSTFGHPQGERSERVQEAVRILDKRRVDFEYDGEMAADVALNARAMAQYPFIRLTGPANVLIMPAFHSASISTKMLQELGGSTVIGPLLVGLNKPVQIVSLNAKDSDIVNMAAIAAYTAGA comes from the coding sequence ATGGCCAGGAAAACCGAGAACAGCGGTCCGTCCGTCAGCGCTCAGGAAGCGCTTGAGTTCCATGCCATGGGCCGTCCCGGCAAGCTGGAGGTCGTCGCGACAAAACCGATGGCGACGCAGCGCGACCTGAGCCTTGCCTATTCGCCGGGTGTGGCCGTTCCCGTGCTTGCCATCGCCGAGGACCCAAGCCGCGCCTTCGACTACACGACGCGCGGCAACATGGTAGCCGTCATCTCCAACGGCACCGCCATTCTCGGCCTCGGTAATCTCGGCGCGCTGGCGTCGAAACCGGTGATGGAAGGCAAGGCTGTGCTGTTCAAGCGCTTCGCCGATGTCGATTCCATCGACCTCGAGGTCGATACCGAGGATGCCGACGAGTTCATCAACTGCGTGCGCTTCCTCGGCCCCTCCTTCGGCGGCATCAATCTCGAGGATATCAAGGCGCCGAAGTGCTTCATCATCGAGCAGCGCCTGCGCGAGCTGATGGACATCCCGGTCTTCCATGACGACCAGCACGGCACAGCCATCATTTCGGCCGCCGGCCTGATCAACGCGCTGGAAATCACCGGCCGCGACATGAAGAACACCAGGCTGGTCTGCAACGGCGCCGGTGCGGCCGGCATCGCCTGCATCGAATTGATGAAGGCAATGGGCTTCGCGCCCGAAAACATCATTCTCTGCGACACCAAGGGCGTCGTCTTCCAGGGGCGCACCGAAGGCATGAACCAGTGGAAGTCGGCGCATGCGGCCAAGACCGAGGCCCGCTCGCTGGCCGATGCGCTGGACGGCGCCGACGTGTTCCTCGGCCTCTCCGCCAAGGGCGCGCTGACCACGGCCATGGTACAGTCGATGGCCAAGAACCCGATCATCTTCGCCATGGCCAATCCCGACCCGGAGATCACGCCGGAGGAAGTGGCGGAGATCCGCACCGACGCCATCATGGCGACCGGGCGTTCGGACTATCCGAACCAGGTCAACAATGTGCTCGGTTTCCCTTATATTTTCCGTGGCGCGCTGGACGTGCGGGCCACCACCATCAATGACGACATGAAGATCGCCGCCGCCCAGGCACTGGCCGCGCTGGCGCGCGAGGACGTGCCCGACGATGTCGCCGCCGCCTATCAGGGCAACCGGCCGAAATTCGGCCCAAACTACATCATTCCCGTACCATTCGACCCGCGCCTGATCTCGGCCATCCCGATTGCAGTCGCCAAGGCTGCAATGGACTCAGGCGTTGCCCGCAAGCCGATCCTCGACCTCGACCGTTACGCGCAGGAGCTGTCCGCCCGCCGGGACCCGATCGCGTCGACCCTGCAGCGCATCTATGACCGCGTCCGCCGCCAGCCCAAGCGCATCGTCTTCGCTGAGGGCGAGGAGGAACAGGTCATGCGCGCCGCCGTTTCCTATGTGAACCAGCGGCTCGGCACCGCCATCCTGCTTGGCCGTGACGATGTCATCAAGGAAAACGCCAAGCACGCCGGTATCGATCTCAACAAGCAAGGCATCGAGATCATCAATGCGCGGCTGTCGCGCCGCAACGGCATCTACACCGACTATCTCTACGAGCGCATGCAGCGCAAAGGCTTCCTGTTTCGCGACTGCCAGCGCCTGATCAACAACGACCGCAACCATTTCGCCGCCTGCATGGTGGCGCTGGGCGATGCCGACGGCATCGTCACCGGCGTCACCCGCAATTATTCGACCGCACTCGACGACATCCGCCGCGTCATCGACGCCAAGCCCGGCCACCGAGTCATCGGCGTGTCGATCGTGCTGGCGCGGGGCAGGACCGTGCTGGTCGCCGACACCGCCGTGCATGACATGCCCAACGCCGAGCAGATCGCTGATATCGCCGAGGAGGCGGCAGGCTTTGCCCGCCGCATGGGCTATGAGCCGAGGCTCGCCATGCTGGCCTACTCCACCTTCGGCCATCCGCAAGGCGAGCGTTCCGAGAGGGTGCAGGAAGCGGTGCGCATCCTCGACAAGCGCCGCGTCGATTTCGAGTATGACGGCGAGATGGCCGCCGACGTCGCACTCAACGCGCGGGCCATGGCGCAGTATCCGTTCATCCGGCTGACCGGCCCGGCCAATGTGCTCATCATGCCGGCGTTCCACTCGGCCTCGATCTCGACCAAGATGCTGCAGGAACTCGGCGGCTCCACCGTCATCGGCCCGCTGCTTGTCGGCCTCAACAAGCCGGTCCAGATCGTCTCGCTGAACGCCAAGGACTCGGACATCGTCAACATGGCGGCGATCGCGGCGTATACCGCAGGGGCTTGA
- a CDS encoding antitoxin Xre/MbcA/ParS toxin-binding domain-containing protein has protein sequence MTKFQNSSDEIRHHEFATVVAKEVERLLVQRNEVVDAHTLATAGKIAGSVAAAVTSLSPRHQRAIDAIQGDLAGLASKFVRTLAVEATRRNEAKIAGLEQAPIVTEPIPAVVAVPSSQRKQTDDFESMLIEDWAGLVAGSTYLEENLHIARSTLHRWQKRNDVVALRTGGRKHVFPLAQFVDGRPVAGISDVQSAITNPRLAWFWLTRPSAHLEGRVPLDMLRQDLVAEVAAAARAFSAG, from the coding sequence ATGACCAAATTTCAAAACAGTTCGGATGAAATCCGACACCATGAATTCGCAACTGTCGTCGCAAAGGAAGTGGAGCGCCTGCTGGTTCAACGCAATGAGGTCGTTGACGCCCATACGTTGGCCACCGCCGGCAAGATCGCCGGCAGCGTCGCCGCGGCCGTAACGTCCCTTTCGCCCAGACATCAACGTGCCATCGACGCCATCCAGGGCGACCTGGCCGGCCTGGCGTCGAAGTTCGTGCGAACACTCGCCGTCGAAGCCACGCGCCGCAACGAGGCGAAGATCGCCGGCCTGGAGCAGGCCCCAATCGTTACGGAACCGATACCTGCCGTGGTGGCCGTGCCCTCAAGCCAGCGCAAACAGACCGACGATTTCGAATCGATGCTTATCGAAGACTGGGCGGGCCTCGTCGCTGGATCGACCTATCTGGAAGAGAATTTGCACATCGCGCGGTCGACGTTACATCGTTGGCAAAAGCGCAATGATGTCGTTGCCCTGAGAACGGGCGGCCGCAAGCATGTGTTCCCGCTTGCGCAGTTCGTCGATGGCCGGCCGGTCGCGGGTATCAGCGACGTACAGTCCGCCATCACGAATCCCAGGCTTGCCTGGTTCTGGCTAACACGCCCCTCGGCGCATCTAGAGGGCCGCGTTCCCCTCGACATGCTCAGGCAGGATCTGGTTGCAGAGGTCGCCGCAGCGGCCCGCGCGTTTTCAGCGGGCTGA
- a CDS encoding DUF6356 family protein, giving the protein MSVARIFTSHPAKVGETYFGHMAFAAWFSSRLFMAACAAIVHAFLPFLFETTASRIVRELYERTHNRGSHATKEPAALMDRA; this is encoded by the coding sequence ATGTCGGTCGCAAGGATTTTCACCTCTCATCCGGCCAAGGTCGGCGAGACCTATTTCGGCCATATGGCCTTTGCCGCCTGGTTCTCGTCGAGATTGTTCATGGCGGCGTGCGCCGCGATTGTTCATGCTTTCTTGCCGTTTTTGTTTGAGACTACCGCCAGCCGAATCGTTCGCGAACTCTACGAGCGGACGCACAACAGAGGCTCGCACGCGACCAAGGAGCCGGCGGCTCTGATGGATCGTGCCTAG
- a CDS encoding proline racemase family protein encodes MTFTVVDMHTGGEPLRIVTGGYPDIPRGTILEKRAYVRDHLDRLRKILIFEPRGHYDMYGALLVEPDLPGADLAVLFMHNEGYSTMCGHAIIALGRYAVDEGLVAKQEPVTTVKIEAPCGLIVASVEVKDGKAGAVSFASVPAFLFARDQTIDLAGFGPIGFDVAYGGAFYALADCHQFGLEFGRDRVRDFVDAATALTNKLKAEFPLSHPDHPDLAFLYGTILTDGRDAFSDEQTKNICVFAEAEVDRSPTGSGVTARLAAMHAKGEIGIGQTRVFESIAGSRFSGAVARTTRTGPHDAIIARVGGRAYYSGKAEFIVEADDELGRGFLLR; translated from the coding sequence ATGACGTTCACTGTCGTCGACATGCATACAGGTGGCGAGCCGCTGCGGATCGTCACCGGCGGCTATCCGGACATCCCCAGGGGCACGATCCTCGAAAAACGCGCCTATGTGCGAGACCATCTCGACCGTCTGCGCAAAATTCTGATCTTCGAGCCGCGCGGACACTACGACATGTACGGCGCGCTGCTGGTCGAACCCGATCTGCCCGGTGCCGACCTTGCCGTGCTGTTCATGCACAATGAAGGCTATTCCACCATGTGCGGCCACGCCATCATCGCGCTCGGCCGCTACGCCGTCGACGAGGGGCTGGTGGCGAAGCAGGAGCCCGTGACGACTGTCAAGATCGAGGCGCCATGCGGGCTTATCGTGGCTTCGGTGGAGGTGAAGGACGGCAAGGCGGGCGCGGTGTCGTTCGCGAGCGTGCCGGCTTTTCTGTTCGCCCGCGACCAGACGATCGACCTCGCGGGCTTCGGTCCGATCGGCTTCGACGTCGCCTATGGCGGCGCCTTCTACGCGCTGGCCGATTGCCACCAGTTCGGGCTGGAGTTCGGCCGCGACCGCGTGCGTGATTTCGTCGATGCGGCAACTGCACTGACGAACAAACTGAAGGCCGAATTCCCGCTATCGCACCCCGACCACCCCGACCTTGCCTTTCTTTACGGCACCATACTGACCGACGGCCGGGACGCGTTTTCCGATGAGCAAACGAAGAACATCTGTGTCTTCGCGGAGGCCGAGGTCGACCGATCGCCAACCGGCTCAGGCGTCACGGCGCGGTTGGCGGCGATGCACGCCAAGGGCGAGATCGGGATCGGGCAGACAAGAGTGTTCGAAAGCATCGCCGGCTCGCGCTTTTCCGGCGCCGTGGCGCGAACAACGAGGACCGGTCCGCATGATGCCATCATCGCCCGTGTCGGCGGCCGCGCATATTATTCCGGAAAGGCCGAATTCATCGTCGAAGCCGATGATGAGCTCGGACGCGGATTTCTCCTGCGCTGA
- a CDS encoding HAD family hydrolase: MNIPKLVIFDCDGVLVDTENLANRRLAEWLTAAGFPTSFEYCRKHFSGRSMVSVQKEIEAQTEVRLGADFVERWNAGLPDLFAHGVEAIPHVREFVEAVRAAGIAYCVATSARVSKMHITLGQTGLLPLFEHALFSATMVGRGKPFPDLFLHAAETMGFAPADCIVIEDSVAGTQAGVAAGMRVFSYHGDPHSDRDGLVEAGGVLFDDMRELAGLVPIH; encoded by the coding sequence ATGAACATACCCAAGCTGGTTATCTTCGATTGCGACGGTGTTCTGGTCGATACCGAGAACCTCGCCAATCGACGCCTCGCCGAATGGCTGACCGCCGCCGGCTTTCCGACAAGCTTCGAATATTGCCGCAAGCATTTTTCCGGCCGCAGCATGGTCTCCGTGCAAAAGGAGATCGAAGCGCAGACCGAGGTCAGGCTCGGCGCTGATTTCGTCGAGCGCTGGAATGCCGGCCTGCCCGACCTGTTCGCGCACGGGGTCGAAGCCATCCCGCATGTTCGGGAGTTCGTCGAAGCGGTGCGCGCGGCCGGCATCGCCTATTGCGTCGCCACCTCGGCGAGGGTTTCGAAAATGCACATCACGCTTGGCCAGACCGGGCTGTTGCCGCTGTTCGAACATGCGCTGTTCAGTGCCACAATGGTCGGGCGCGGCAAGCCGTTTCCCGATCTCTTCCTGCATGCGGCTGAAACGATGGGGTTCGCGCCCGCCGATTGCATCGTCATCGAGGACAGCGTCGCTGGAACGCAAGCGGGCGTCGCCGCCGGCATGCGGGTGTTTTCCTACCATGGCGATCCGCATTCCGACCGAGACGGGCTGGTTGAAGCCGGCGGTGTGTTGTTCGACGACATGCGCGAACTGGCCGGACTGGTGCCTATCCACTGA
- a CDS encoding IS630 family transposase (programmed frameshift) produces the protein MAKSLSEDLRARVVAAVDGGLSRRAAAARFGVAAASSVRWVREWRETGATCAKPQGGDRRSHRVEAYRDIILAAIERRVDITLVELAELLRQEHGASFATSTIWRFLDRHSMTFKKKTAHASEQERPDVAARRNAWFDAQPDLDPEHLVFIDETGASTKMARLRGRTKRGMRCRSPIPHGHWKTTTFTGALRLTGMTAPMVLDGPMTGEWFVAYVEQVLVPTLRPDDVVILDNLPAHKSAAARVAIEATGARMMFLPPYSPDFNPIENAFSKLKSILRKAAARTVAELWDTISAALPCFTPTECANYFAATGYEPE, from the exons ATGGCGAAATCCTTATCGGAAGATTTGCGGGCTCGGGTGGTCGCAGCGGTTGATGGCGGCCTGTCGCGACGGGCGGCAGCGGCGCGATTTGGCGTGGCGGCGGCAAGCTCGGTGCGTTGGGTCCGGGAATGGCGCGAGACCGGAGCCACCTGCGCAAAGCCGCAGGGCGGCGACAGGCGGTCCCACCGCGTTGAAGCGTATCGCGACATCATCCTGGCGGCGATCGAGAGGCGGGTGGACATCACGCTGGTCGAACTCGCCGAGTTGCTGCGACAGGAGCATGGCGCGTCGTTTGCGACGAGCACGATCTGGCGGTTTCTCGATCGTCACTCCATGACCTTCAA AAAAAAAACGGCGCACGCCAGCGAGCAGGAGCGGCCAGACGTGGCGGCGCGACGAAACGCCTGGTTCGACGCCCAGCCCGATCTTGATCCCGAGCATCTGGTCTTCATCGACGAGACCGGAGCCTCGACAAAGATGGCTCGACTGCGGGGGCGCACGAAGCGCGGGATGCGGTGCCGATCGCCAATCCCGCATGGCCATTGGAAGACGACGACGTTCACCGGCGCCCTGCGCCTCACTGGCATGACCGCGCCAATGGTCCTGGACGGCCCGATGACTGGCGAATGGTTTGTCGCCTATGTCGAGCAGGTTCTCGTGCCGACGCTGCGGCCCGACGATGTCGTGATCCTCGACAACCTGCCGGCGCACAAAAGCGCAGCCGCCCGTGTGGCGATCGAAGCAACCGGCGCAAGGATGATGTTCCTCCCGCCCTATTCCCCCGACTTCAACCCGATCGAGAACGCCTTTTCCAAGCTGAAATCGATTCTACGCAAAGCCGCCGCACGAACCGTCGCGGAATTGTGGGATACCATCAGCGCCGCACTGCCTTGCTTCACACCAACCGAGTGCGCCAACTACTTCGCCGCAACAGGATATGAGCCGGAATGA
- a CDS encoding isocitrate lyase/PEP mutase family protein, whose amino-acid sequence MDKGKTFRDLHASTFVMPNPWDIGTTKLLGSFGFKALATTSAGFAFSRGLPDGAVTFEAMIHHCREVTTATSLPVSADLERGKGDSATSAAETIFAAEAAGLAGCSIEDHGDDPDKPIYDFSHAVERVAAAAEAARALKRDFVFTARVENFLWGKPDIDDTIKRLQAFEKAGADVLYAPGINDIETVRTICSAVTRPVNVMARPGFTIADLAQAGVKRISLGPWLTNFTFGMLETASREIQQDGTFGFTRAATPFGKLQELFSKSNA is encoded by the coding sequence ATGGACAAGGGCAAGACCTTTCGTGACCTGCATGCCTCGACCTTCGTCATGCCCAATCCCTGGGATATCGGCACCACGAAGCTGCTCGGCTCCTTCGGTTTCAAGGCGCTGGCGACAACCAGCGCCGGCTTTGCCTTTTCGCGCGGCCTGCCCGACGGCGCTGTGACGTTCGAAGCCATGATCCACCATTGCCGCGAGGTGACGACAGCGACCAGCCTGCCGGTTTCAGCCGATCTGGAAAGAGGCAAGGGCGACAGCGCGACAAGTGCCGCGGAAACCATCTTCGCCGCCGAGGCGGCTGGCCTTGCCGGCTGCTCGATCGAAGACCATGGCGACGACCCGGACAAGCCGATCTATGATTTCTCGCATGCCGTCGAGCGTGTCGCGGCGGCCGCTGAGGCGGCGCGGGCGCTGAAGCGCGATTTCGTCTTCACCGCGCGGGTCGAGAATTTTCTGTGGGGCAAGCCCGACATCGACGACACGATCAAGCGCCTGCAGGCTTTCGAGAAAGCGGGCGCCGATGTGCTCTACGCACCGGGCATCAACGACATCGAAACCGTGCGGACCATCTGTTCGGCGGTGACAAGGCCAGTCAATGTCATGGCGCGGCCCGGCTTCACGATCGCCGATCTTGCCCAGGCAGGCGTCAAGCGCATCTCGCTCGGACCATGGCTCACCAATTTCACCTTCGGCATGCTGGAGACGGCGTCGCGCGAAATCCAGCAGGATGGCACCTTCGGCTTCACCCGCGCCGCCACGCCTTTCGGCAAGCTGCAGGAACTGTTTTCAAAGTCCAACGCATGA
- a CDS encoding sulfate transporter family protein gives MILDAARAAASRLLSPEFRSVFLKTLGLTLLALVGLWFGIKGFFEWLAWEWIDTLLPGLPSWAGWLGAVLVGISLAGGLALLVAPVTAIVAGLFLDDIAEVVERTDYPNDPPGRAVPTLRSLVLSLRFLGVVILGNVVALLLLLVPGINIVAFFVVNGYLLGREFFEFAAMRFRPEDEARALRKRHSGTVFLAGLVIAACLAVPLLNLLTPLFAAAMMVHLHKAISAREMN, from the coding sequence GTGATCCTCGACGCCGCCCGTGCCGCCGCCAGCCGACTGCTGTCGCCCGAATTCCGAAGCGTATTCCTGAAGACGCTGGGGCTGACCCTGCTGGCGCTCGTGGGGCTATGGTTCGGCATCAAGGGGTTTTTCGAATGGCTGGCCTGGGAATGGATCGACACGCTCCTGCCAGGCCTGCCGTCCTGGGCCGGGTGGCTGGGGGCGGTGCTCGTTGGGATAAGTCTTGCTGGGGGACTGGCGCTGCTGGTGGCGCCGGTGACGGCGATCGTCGCCGGCCTGTTCCTCGACGACATCGCCGAAGTGGTCGAGCGTACCGATTACCCCAATGATCCGCCAGGCCGCGCCGTGCCGACACTGCGCTCGCTGGTGCTGTCCCTAAGGTTCCTGGGCGTCGTTATCCTCGGCAACGTCGTGGCATTGCTGCTTCTCTTGGTGCCGGGCATCAACATCGTCGCCTTCTTCGTCGTCAACGGCTATCTGCTCGGGCGCGAGTTCTTCGAATTCGCCGCAATGCGCTTTCGCCCCGAGGACGAGGCGAGGGCGTTGCGCAAGAGACATTCCGGTACGGTTTTCCTTGCCGGTCTGGTGATCGCCGCGTGTCTTGCCGTGCCGTTGCTCAACCTGCTGACGCCGCTGTTTGCCGCCGCCATGATGGTGCACCTTCACAAGGCGATCTCGGCGCGGGAAATGAACTGA
- a CDS encoding Lrp/AsnC family transcriptional regulator, with amino-acid sequence MAPEIDEIDRKLLTELQRDGTLSVDQLSEKVALSRNACWRRVKRLEESGVITGRVALVDAEKLGLGLSVFILIRTSNHDPDWLQKFRAAVTGFPEITGVYRMSGDLDYVLRARVADVKAYDRLYQRLIAKVALSDVSASFVMEEIKETTVVPMELR; translated from the coding sequence ATGGCGCCAGAAATTGACGAAATCGACCGAAAATTGCTGACTGAATTGCAACGCGACGGCACGCTTTCGGTCGACCAGCTGTCCGAAAAAGTCGCCCTGTCGCGCAATGCCTGCTGGCGGCGGGTCAAACGGCTGGAAGAGAGCGGCGTCATCACCGGCCGCGTGGCGCTGGTTGATGCCGAGAAGCTCGGGCTTGGCCTTTCGGTGTTCATCCTGATCCGGACGTCCAATCACGATCCGGACTGGTTGCAGAAATTCCGCGCGGCGGTCACCGGCTTTCCAGAGATCACCGGGGTCTACCGCATGTCCGGCGATCTCGACTACGTACTGCGCGCGCGCGTCGCCGACGTGAAGGCCTATGACCGGCTCTATCAGCGGCTTATCGCCAAGGTGGCGCTGTCGGATGTTTCCGCCTCCTTCGTGATGGAGGAGATCAAGGAGACAACGGTTGTTCCGATGGAGCTGCGCTGA
- the dut gene encoding dUTP diphosphatase, whose protein sequence is MRASLQTSSVIGPTVGFVRLPHGDGLPLPAYESTGAAGMDLRAAVPDDRPLLILPGKRALVPTGLILEIPEGMEGQVRPRSGLAFKHGLTVLNSPGTIDSDYRGEVKVLLVNLGDEDFAVTRGMRIAQIVFASVTQATVEERTLAGGTTRGSGGFGSTGTA, encoded by the coding sequence ATGCGCGCATCCCTCCAAACTTCCTCCGTCATTGGTCCAACCGTTGGCTTCGTCAGGCTGCCTCACGGTGATGGCCTGCCTCTTCCCGCCTATGAAAGCACTGGCGCCGCCGGCATGGACCTGCGCGCGGCGGTGCCGGACGACCGGCCATTGCTGATCCTGCCCGGAAAGCGGGCGCTGGTGCCGACCGGGCTGATCCTGGAAATTCCCGAAGGCATGGAAGGCCAGGTGCGACCGCGCTCCGGCCTTGCCTTCAAGCATGGCCTTACCGTCCTCAATTCACCGGGCACGATCGACAGCGACTATCGCGGCGAGGTCAAGGTGCTGCTGGTCAACCTCGGCGACGAGGATTTCGCGGTGACACGCGGCATGCGGATCGCGCAGATCGTCTTTGCTTCGGTGACTCAGGCGACCGTCGAAGAGCGCACATTGGCCGGCGGCACGACACGCGGCTCCGGTGGGTTCGGTTCGACCGGCACGGCCTGA
- a CDS encoding class II glutamine amidotransferase: MCRWAAYLGEAVFLEDIVTAPCHSLIAQSHCAQEAKSPTNGDGFGLAWYGDRPEPGLYRDILPAWSDPNLKSLCRQIKSGLFLAHVRASTGGATSRMNCHPFISDRWSFMHNGQIGGFEKIRRALENSLSDVVFDQREGTTDSELFFLLMIDEGLATDPQGAVSRATSRVLDASRRAGLEPVLKLTAAFSDGRSLYAVRYATDDHAPTLYTSTFGKGGGRCIVSEPFDRDGGDWQAIPPSSFVTMTRDGIAIHPFAPVTAKLALVG; encoded by the coding sequence ATGTGCCGGTGGGCGGCCTATCTCGGTGAAGCGGTCTTTCTGGAAGACATCGTCACGGCGCCCTGCCATTCGCTGATCGCCCAGAGCCATTGCGCCCAGGAAGCGAAGTCGCCGACCAATGGCGACGGTTTCGGCCTTGCCTGGTATGGCGACCGGCCGGAGCCCGGCCTCTATCGCGACATCCTGCCGGCCTGGTCCGATCCCAATCTGAAGAGCTTGTGCCGGCAGATCAAATCCGGCCTGTTCCTGGCCCATGTCCGCGCCTCGACCGGCGGCGCCACCAGCCGCATGAACTGCCACCCGTTCATCTCGGACCGCTGGTCGTTCATGCACAACGGCCAGATCGGCGGCTTCGAGAAGATCCGCCGCGCACTGGAGAATTCGCTGTCCGACGTGGTTTTCGACCAGCGTGAAGGCACCACCGATTCCGAGCTGTTTTTTCTCCTGATGATCGACGAAGGATTGGCCACCGACCCACAAGGCGCCGTATCCCGCGCCACCAGCCGCGTGCTGGATGCCTCGCGTCGCGCTGGTCTTGAACCAGTTTTGAAGCTCACCGCCGCCTTTTCGGACGGGCGGTCGCTCTACGCGGTTCGCTACGCCACCGACGATCACGCCCCAACGCTTTACACCTCCACCTTCGGCAAGGGCGGCGGCCGCTGCATCGTCTCGGAGCCCTTCGATCGCGACGGCGGTGACTGGCAGGCGATCCCGCCGTCGAGTTTCGTCACCATGACCAGGGATGGCATCGCCATTCATCCCTTTGCTCCGGTCACGGCGAAGCTGGCGCTGGTCGGGTAG